In Pelosinus sp. UFO1, one genomic interval encodes:
- a CDS encoding DUF3084 domain-containing protein, giving the protein MYGLTLIAILTITGGAIAYIGDKLGTKVGKKKLSIFGLRPKHTSIIVTIITGILITASTIGVLALVSQDVRTALFGMEALAKQLSTLNQEVTGKNAELATSRAALEAKNAEYTALTLKVKDTAERLSAITEELSAVMAQRDRTARELQQTQADYAVARGDLGKAQQAINTLQDTKNQLDKRVQSLNEAKVTLQEDVDRLNQLTTRLGQGIQVVREGSIIYRAGEVLSTVILPGGESKSDTERALAEAIYDTNQHVIDRLGIEDRSLNVLWIAQADFDKVATTLAKIPQDAIVRITANGNTVYGEPVIGQINLFPNNRIYAKGETVQMAVIDLGSKTEQPEEAVMSFLRKVNVTAVNKGILPDPIQGTVGAMNGAEFYDTVNKVKRYNKGKVMITATAKEDTYAVGPLKIEMHIQGGAE; this is encoded by the coding sequence ATGTATGGTCTAACCCTCATTGCCATCCTCACCATTACAGGTGGCGCCATTGCTTATATTGGCGACAAACTAGGCACGAAAGTAGGAAAAAAGAAACTTAGCATCTTTGGTTTGCGCCCCAAGCATACCTCCATAATCGTTACGATCATCACAGGTATTCTCATTACCGCGTCTACAATTGGCGTATTGGCATTAGTCTCACAAGATGTGCGTACCGCCCTCTTTGGAATGGAAGCGTTAGCTAAGCAATTATCTACCCTCAATCAAGAAGTAACGGGCAAAAATGCAGAACTTGCCACTAGCCGTGCTGCTCTTGAAGCCAAGAATGCTGAATATACAGCCCTCACTCTAAAAGTAAAAGATACAGCCGAGCGTTTGAGTGCTATTACTGAAGAACTATCTGCCGTAATGGCCCAGCGGGATCGTACTGCTAGAGAACTGCAGCAAACGCAGGCAGACTATGCAGTAGCCCGAGGCGATCTAGGGAAAGCTCAACAAGCAATTAATACGTTGCAGGATACAAAAAACCAGCTGGATAAACGTGTCCAATCTTTAAATGAGGCCAAAGTGACATTACAAGAAGATGTAGACCGTTTAAATCAACTGACAACTAGACTAGGTCAAGGCATTCAAGTAGTACGTGAAGGTTCTATTATATATAGAGCAGGTGAAGTACTTTCTACAGTTATCCTTCCAGGTGGAGAAAGTAAGAGTGATACAGAAAGAGCCTTAGCCGAAGCAATTTATGATACGAATCAACATGTAATTGATAGACTGGGTATTGAAGATAGAAGCTTGAACGTACTGTGGATTGCCCAGGCTGACTTTGATAAAGTGGCAACAACATTAGCGAAAATCCCTCAGGATGCCATTGTGCGCATTACAGCAAACGGTAATACTGTTTATGGCGAGCCAGTCATTGGGCAAATTAATCTTTTCCCAAATAACCGTATCTATGCAAAGGGAGAGACCGTCCAAATGGCGGTGATTGACCTTGGGTCTAAGACAGAGCAACCAGAAGAAGCTGTGATGTCTTTCTTGAGGAAGGTCAACGTCACTGCCGTCAATAAAGGTATACTGCCTGATCCAATACAAGGAACAGTAGGTGCCATGAACGGTGCGGAGTTTTATGATACCGTCAACAAAGTAAAAAGGTATAACAAAGGTAAGGTTATGATTACGGCCACCGCTAAAGAGGATACCTATGCCGTAGGTCCTTTAAAAATCGAGATGCATATTCAAGGGGGAGCAGAATAG
- a CDS encoding LptF/LptG family permease codes for MRILDKYIIKELLGPFIFGIASFSSVFIGTSTMLRIAQYVTQYGASLNSVVKLFVYSLPSIIVLTFPMSMLLAALLAFGRLSGSSEITAMRSGGISFYRLATPVFIVAFFVSIFAVFFAEMVVPQSNAAYNYVVRYEIQKNTAPKSQEHIIIKDVKGDILERLTYARKYEEETNTMYAIAIQEFDNGQLARVENAEKAMWQDNHWTMYNGIIHDLTTEGNLERTMHFAQQVMPMDKAPSAISREQKKPEEMTIKELKQHIKILEQEFVDSKKYEMELQQRLAIPVASFVFALIGTPLGLQPNRSSSSIGLGISIIIIFVYYTIMTIFTALGQGGALPVVLAAWIPNIIGIIAGALLVRKASR; via the coding sequence ATGCGTATACTTGATAAATATATAATAAAAGAACTCTTAGGTCCCTTTATTTTTGGTATTGCCTCTTTTTCCAGCGTTTTTATTGGTACGAGTACGATGCTCCGGATTGCTCAATACGTAACCCAATATGGTGCATCTTTAAATTCTGTAGTCAAGTTATTCGTTTACAGTTTACCTAGTATTATTGTGTTAACCTTTCCCATGTCAATGCTGCTGGCGGCGTTATTAGCCTTCGGCCGCTTATCTGGTTCTAGTGAAATAACAGCCATGCGTTCAGGGGGGATTAGCTTCTATCGCCTGGCGACTCCCGTATTTATTGTTGCTTTTTTTGTAAGTATCTTTGCCGTGTTTTTCGCTGAGATGGTTGTTCCTCAATCTAATGCTGCTTACAATTACGTAGTACGATATGAAATTCAAAAAAACACAGCTCCGAAATCCCAAGAACATATCATTATTAAAGATGTTAAAGGAGATATATTAGAAAGGCTAACCTATGCTCGTAAATATGAAGAAGAGACAAATACCATGTATGCTATTGCTATACAAGAATTTGACAATGGCCAGTTAGCTCGAGTAGAAAATGCAGAAAAAGCAATGTGGCAAGACAATCATTGGACTATGTATAATGGAATCATTCACGATTTGACAACAGAAGGAAATTTGGAACGCACCATGCATTTTGCTCAGCAAGTCATGCCAATGGATAAAGCACCAAGCGCAATTTCCCGCGAACAAAAAAAACCGGAGGAAATGACCATTAAGGAACTAAAGCAGCATATTAAAATATTAGAACAAGAATTTGTCGATTCCAAAAAATATGAGATGGAATTACAGCAGCGTCTTGCTATTCCAGTGGCAAGTTTTGTTTTTGCTCTTATTGGCACACCGCTTGGACTACAGCCGAATCGATCTAGTTCTTCTATTGGACTAGGAATTAGTATTATTATTATCTTCGTTTACTACACCATTATGACCATCTTTACTGCATTAGGGCAAGGTGGTGCGCTTCCTGTTGTATTAGCCGCCTGGATACCCAATATCATCGGTATTATCGCAGGAGCTCTCCTAGTTCGCAAAGCCTCACGCTAA
- the lptB gene encoding LPS export ABC transporter ATP-binding protein, which yields MYIETFNLIKTYKSRNVVDGVSLRVNQGEVVGLLGPNGAGKTTTFYMIVGLERPNSGMIVINDEEVTETPMYRRASFGVGYLPQEASVFRKLTVEDNIMAILETTQLTADQRAVKAEKLLDEFNITHVRKRKGSQLSGGERRRVEIARCLATDPAFILLDEPFAGVDPIAVADIQEIIGYLKQRGIGVLITDHNVRETLSIVDRAYILNEGQILIHGDADTIANSEIAKKFYLGENFSL from the coding sequence ATGTATATTGAAACATTTAATCTAATAAAAACCTATAAAAGCCGCAATGTGGTGGATGGTGTTAGTTTACGGGTCAATCAAGGGGAAGTCGTTGGCCTCTTAGGCCCTAACGGTGCTGGTAAAACAACGACTTTCTATATGATTGTTGGTTTAGAACGTCCCAATAGTGGAATGATTGTCATTAACGATGAAGAAGTAACAGAGACACCTATGTACCGTCGTGCCAGCTTTGGCGTAGGATATTTACCCCAAGAAGCATCCGTATTTCGTAAACTGACTGTAGAAGATAATATTATGGCTATTTTAGAAACGACACAGTTGACAGCTGACCAACGGGCTGTAAAAGCAGAGAAACTGCTAGATGAATTTAATATTACCCATGTCCGTAAAAGGAAGGGGTCCCAGCTATCAGGCGGAGAGCGCCGCAGAGTAGAGATTGCCCGTTGTTTGGCGACGGATCCAGCCTTTATCTTACTGGATGAACCCTTCGCAGGTGTTGATCCGATAGCCGTTGCTGATATTCAGGAGATTATTGGTTATCTAAAACAACGAGGAATTGGTGTGCTGATTACCGATCACAATGTAAGAGAAACATTAAGCATTGTAGATCGTGCCTATATTTTAAATGAGGGCCAAATTTTAATTCACGGTGACGCAGATACCATTGCTAATAGCGAAATTGCCAAAAAATTCTACCTAGGTGAGAATTTTAGTTTATAA
- a CDS encoding LptA/OstA family protein: protein MKVNIKRTVFTLVIASMIASYGYAAQNKPVELAADSIEYDSVKGIMTAQGNVRMVQENATLTGSSAEYNSKTREAHVIGGVQVVQNDATLTAQEVRSYDNVHMVATGDPILTKGTSKLTGPKIDYYSDKQYAIVNGWANLTTPDGIMTADQIESYFGENRAVAQGNVHIVSETRNMDATSDQAVYYGSKDQQGKTILTGNARAVQDGNVLTGNSLTLYLDNKTIDVQGRSKLVITPQ from the coding sequence ATGAAAGTGAATATAAAGAGAACCGTTTTTACCTTGGTAATTGCCTCTATGATAGCCTCATATGGTTATGCTGCGCAAAACAAACCGGTAGAATTAGCGGCGGACAGTATTGAATATGATTCCGTCAAAGGAATTATGACAGCCCAAGGAAATGTACGCATGGTGCAAGAAAATGCTACTTTGACGGGTAGTAGTGCAGAATATAATAGTAAAACAAGAGAAGCACATGTAATTGGCGGTGTACAAGTAGTACAAAATGACGCTACCTTAACAGCGCAAGAAGTACGCTCCTATGATAATGTGCATATGGTTGCAACGGGAGATCCTATATTGACTAAGGGAACGAGTAAACTCACCGGACCTAAAATTGACTATTACTCCGACAAGCAATATGCTATAGTTAACGGCTGGGCGAATTTAACAACACCAGACGGAATTATGACAGCGGATCAAATCGAGTCCTATTTTGGCGAAAATCGCGCTGTAGCCCAAGGTAATGTGCACATCGTCAGTGAAACTCGTAATATGGATGCTACATCCGATCAAGCTGTATATTACGGCAGTAAAGACCAACAAGGGAAAACAATCCTAACAGGCAATGCGAGAGCCGTTCAAGATGGTAATGTGCTGACAGGCAATAGCCTAACCTTATATCTAGATAATAAAACCATAGACGTCCAAGGCCGCAGTAAACTTGTCATAACACCGCAATAG
- the lptC gene encoding LPS export ABC transporter periplasmic protein LptC, protein MKKTTGSIIACVIIILVGGLYYFLKDEPLVPKTPPIEPEVQQTSKLSYAGNSIIEEKDGKRLWELKADSIEVDVTTKNIQMKNLVGTFYQENGGKIEITAPEAFLDSKTKDITMSTQVRAVASDGGNFTAKDVRWSGNEKRFSGNGDVVLTKEDTVITGDKIESDSNMEKVKVYGNAKVIKGGASQ, encoded by the coding sequence ATGAAAAAAACAACAGGAAGCATTATAGCCTGTGTTATCATAATATTGGTAGGCGGTTTGTACTATTTTTTAAAGGATGAGCCGTTGGTTCCTAAAACCCCGCCAATAGAACCAGAAGTTCAGCAGACATCCAAACTTTCGTATGCAGGGAATTCAATTATTGAAGAAAAAGATGGTAAACGACTATGGGAATTAAAAGCTGATTCTATCGAAGTCGATGTGACTACGAAAAATATACAAATGAAGAATTTAGTAGGAACATTTTATCAAGAAAACGGTGGTAAAATTGAAATTACAGCTCCGGAAGCATTTTTAGATAGTAAGACGAAAGACATTACAATGTCGACCCAGGTCCGGGCAGTAGCCAGTGATGGAGGAAACTTTACTGCTAAGGATGTACGCTGGTCTGGCAATGAAAAACGTTTTTCTGGAAATGGTGATGTGGTCCTGACTAAAGAGGATACAGTGATTACAGGAGATAAAATAGAAAGCGATTCCAATATGGAGAAAGTAAAAGTGTATGGCAATGCTAAGGTAATAAAAGGAGGAGCTTCCCAATGA
- a CDS encoding lysophospholipid acyltransferase family protein gives MSNVWQYYLLKSISRMVCLLPYSWVLFLGRRLGKLYYHIAARQRRRALEQMQESLGISDEEAQKNIVSLFTKLGQTFLEVLYTPVLKIENVHQYITIENRHYLTEAVEQGRGVVLLTAHIGNWEWLGAALAMNGFPMAAVIKRQPNDQHTRILNEYRELVGIEIFSRGTAELVSAAKALKQGKILGFLADQDAGVNGLFIEFLGKMSSTPTGPTIFAKKFKAPVVPSFIVRSPEGGHRVLIGEPFYYEDTGNVEEDTRNLTVKMTQIIEQTIRQYPDEWLWFQKRWNTAYTQAAVKQEESNGGKERMGKQA, from the coding sequence ATGTCTAACGTTTGGCAATATTATTTATTAAAGAGTATCAGTCGTATGGTTTGTTTATTACCATACAGTTGGGTTTTATTCTTAGGTAGAAGGCTCGGTAAACTCTACTACCATATTGCTGCTCGACAACGGCGGCGTGCCTTAGAACAGATGCAAGAATCATTAGGAATATCTGATGAAGAGGCCCAAAAAAACATTGTCAGTTTGTTTACTAAACTAGGGCAAACTTTTTTGGAAGTACTATATACCCCAGTCCTCAAAATAGAAAATGTGCATCAATATATTACCATAGAAAATCGTCATTATCTTACCGAAGCGGTAGAACAAGGACGAGGCGTAGTTTTACTCACGGCTCATATTGGCAACTGGGAGTGGTTGGGAGCAGCCTTGGCTATGAATGGTTTCCCCATGGCCGCTGTTATCAAACGGCAGCCCAATGACCAACATACACGGATTTTAAATGAGTACCGTGAATTAGTAGGTATTGAAATTTTCTCAAGAGGCACGGCAGAATTGGTAAGTGCAGCTAAAGCATTGAAACAAGGAAAAATATTGGGTTTCTTAGCGGATCAGGATGCAGGCGTAAATGGTCTATTTATTGAGTTTCTTGGTAAAATGTCCTCGACACCGACAGGTCCCACTATCTTTGCCAAAAAATTTAAAGCACCTGTAGTGCCTAGTTTTATCGTTCGAAGCCCAGAGGGTGGACATCGAGTTCTGATTGGTGAACCTTTTTACTATGAAGATACAGGTAACGTAGAAGAAGATACTCGTAACCTTACCGTTAAAATGACCCAGATTATTGAACAAACCATTCGTCAATATCCGGATGAGTGGTTATGGTTTCAAAAACGTTGGAATACGGCCTATACCCAAGCTGCCGTGAAACAAGAAGAAAGTAATGGTGGCAAAGAAAGGATGGGTAAACAGGCATGA
- a CDS encoding HAD family hydrolase has translation MDKTSRGQKIKLLILDVDGVLTDGHIIFGRDGELMKNFHAQDGLGITIAHRAGLKTAIITGRESQIVQLRSSELKILDVYQGSKNKLEALYELVEKYNLALEEVAYVGDDLIDLSVMTKVGLSCAVANAVPEVKSYAHLVTNHHGGKGAVREVVEFILKSQGKWEEIITSYIQGGQIKTQQ, from the coding sequence ATGGATAAGACAAGTCGTGGACAAAAAATTAAACTCTTGATCCTAGACGTAGATGGTGTATTGACAGATGGACATATTATCTTTGGCCGTGACGGGGAATTAATGAAAAATTTTCACGCCCAAGATGGACTAGGCATTACCATTGCTCATAGAGCAGGTTTAAAAACTGCTATCATAACTGGCCGGGAAAGCCAGATTGTCCAACTGCGTAGTTCTGAGCTTAAGATACTGGATGTCTATCAAGGTTCGAAGAATAAGTTAGAAGCCCTTTATGAATTAGTAGAAAAATATAACCTTGCTTTAGAGGAAGTAGCCTATGTAGGTGATGATTTGATTGATTTATCAGTCATGACAAAGGTAGGATTGTCCTGCGCTGTAGCCAATGCTGTACCTGAAGTTAAAAGTTACGCTCATTTAGTGACTAATCACCATGGCGGCAAAGGTGCAGTTCGTGAAGTCGTTGAATTTATCCTAAAATCGCAAGGTAAGTGGGAAGAGATAATAACCTCCTACATTCAAGGCGGACAGATAAAAACACAGCAGTAA
- a CDS encoding SIS domain-containing protein — MIIEQAKKVLAIEAKAIENLIPRINGQFAAAIDMILSCTGRVVVTGMGKSGHIGKKIAATLASTGTPAFFLHPAEGIHGDLGMVTADDVVLALSNSGETAEVVSIFPAIKRIGASIVVMSGCGESTMAKNADIFLDVAVEQEACPLGLAPTASTTAALAMGDALAVALLSERKFTPEDFAVFHPGGALGRRLLLTVENIMHAGEENPLVTLDKTVKEALFVITAKGLGVTNVVDGQGYLVGIITDGDIRRGLEHGHEFLDKKVDSLMTKTPRTITSNKLAAQALRIMEKNHPRPITVLPVVDEQNRAIGIIHLTDLLRQGVV; from the coding sequence ATGATTATCGAACAAGCAAAGAAAGTTTTAGCCATTGAGGCAAAAGCCATTGAAAATCTAATTCCGCGGATAAATGGTCAATTTGCAGCCGCTATTGATATGATATTATCCTGCACAGGGAGGGTCGTAGTTACCGGTATGGGCAAATCTGGGCATATTGGCAAAAAAATTGCTGCAACCCTTGCTAGTACAGGAACTCCTGCCTTCTTTCTGCACCCTGCAGAAGGGATTCATGGGGACTTGGGAATGGTCACTGCTGATGATGTTGTTTTGGCCTTATCTAACAGTGGAGAAACAGCAGAAGTTGTAAGTATATTTCCAGCCATTAAACGCATTGGTGCCAGTATTGTAGTTATGTCTGGTTGCGGCGAATCTACCATGGCAAAAAACGCAGATATTTTTCTCGATGTGGCCGTAGAGCAAGAGGCTTGTCCCTTAGGACTGGCACCAACAGCTAGCACTACCGCTGCACTGGCTATGGGGGATGCTCTAGCAGTTGCCTTACTATCAGAACGCAAATTTACACCTGAAGATTTTGCCGTGTTTCATCCAGGGGGGGCATTAGGCCGCAGACTCTTATTAACAGTAGAAAACATAATGCATGCAGGTGAAGAAAATCCATTAGTTACCCTAGATAAGACTGTGAAAGAAGCTTTATTTGTTATTACCGCAAAAGGTCTTGGTGTTACCAATGTAGTGGACGGACAGGGTTATTTAGTGGGGATCATTACGGACGGGGATATTCGCCGAGGGTTAGAGCATGGGCATGAGTTTTTAGATAAAAAAGTGGATAGTCTTATGACAAAAACACCACGTACTATTACGTCGAACAAGCTAGCTGCCCAGGCGCTTCGCATTATGGAAAAAAATCATCCTAGGCCTATTACAGTATTGCCTGTAGTCGATGAGCAAAATAGGGCGATTGGTATTATTCACCTTACTGACTTATTGCGCCAAGGAGTGGTATAA
- the kdsA gene encoding 3-deoxy-8-phosphooctulonate synthase: MNTVNIGSITVGGKNPIALMAGPCVIEGAERTLKIGKAIKEITDRLGIPYIFKASFDKANRSSYSSFRGPGLTEGLKILSQIKEELGVPVVSDIHCSTQIEPAANVLDVLQIPAFLCRQTDLVYQAASTGKVVNVKKGQFLAPNDMKNVIAKIREAGNENILLTERGASFGYNNLVTDMRSLPIMRSFGYPIVFDGTHSVQLPGGAGTTSSGQREFVPYLTRAAVATGIDVLFMEVHDNPAEALSDGPNMLYIDQLEDLLKDVQALDNVVRKHK, translated from the coding sequence ATGAATACCGTTAATATTGGTTCGATTACCGTAGGCGGAAAGAATCCTATCGCTTTGATGGCTGGGCCTTGCGTGATTGAAGGGGCAGAACGTACTCTTAAAATCGGGAAAGCCATAAAAGAAATTACAGATCGCTTAGGCATTCCCTATATTTTTAAAGCATCTTTCGATAAAGCCAATCGTTCATCTTATTCTTCTTTTCGTGGACCAGGTCTTACTGAAGGCTTAAAAATCTTAAGCCAAATTAAAGAAGAACTAGGCGTACCAGTGGTAAGTGACATCCATTGCAGTACACAAATTGAGCCAGCAGCAAATGTCTTAGATGTTTTACAAATACCTGCATTTCTATGTCGCCAAACTGACCTAGTCTATCAAGCGGCTAGCACAGGAAAAGTGGTAAATGTAAAAAAGGGACAATTCTTAGCTCCTAATGATATGAAAAACGTAATTGCGAAAATTCGCGAAGCTGGCAACGAGAACATTCTCCTAACAGAGCGGGGGGCAAGCTTCGGTTATAATAACTTGGTAACCGATATGAGATCCTTGCCTATCATGCGTTCCTTTGGCTATCCTATCGTTTTTGATGGAACTCACAGTGTACAATTGCCAGGGGGTGCTGGGACGACTTCTAGTGGACAACGGGAATTTGTACCTTATCTTACTCGCGCCGCCGTAGCAACAGGAATTGATGTCTTATTCATGGAAGTCCATGATAACCCAGCAGAGGCATTATCGGATGGCCCAAACATGCTCTACATCGACCAATTAGAAGATTTACTAAAAGACGTACAAGCTCTTGACAATGTTGTACGCAAACATAAATAG
- the kdsB gene encoding 3-deoxy-manno-octulosonate cytidylyltransferase, translated as MNIVCVIPARYSSTRLPGKPLADIAGKPMIQRVYERAILSKRPQQVIVATDHSLVYETVESFGGKAVLTSPDHPTGTDRLAEVAEKFPDVDLIINVQGDEPMIQPEVIDQLAGAFDNNPDLHMATLMTQIDKSEYQIPSVVKVVTDLQGYALYFSRSLIPFPRVETGLPVYKHIGIYAYRRDFLLKYAKLAPTPLEKAESLEQLRALEHGYRIKVIKTDFQSIGVDTMEDLEKVNLLLKD; from the coding sequence ATGAACATAGTTTGTGTTATTCCAGCCCGGTACTCTTCTACTCGGCTTCCTGGAAAGCCTTTGGCAGATATTGCTGGTAAGCCTATGATTCAACGTGTATATGAACGGGCGATTCTCTCTAAACGCCCGCAACAAGTCATTGTAGCAACAGACCACTCTTTAGTATATGAAACGGTTGAAAGTTTCGGTGGAAAGGCTGTTTTGACATCGCCAGATCATCCTACAGGCACCGATCGACTAGCTGAGGTAGCAGAAAAATTCCCAGATGTAGATTTGATTATCAATGTTCAGGGGGATGAGCCCATGATTCAGCCAGAAGTTATTGATCAGTTAGCTGGTGCTTTCGATAACAATCCTGACTTACACATGGCAACCCTCATGACGCAGATCGATAAGAGTGAGTACCAAATTCCGAGTGTTGTGAAAGTGGTAACGGATTTACAAGGTTATGCATTGTATTTTTCTCGTTCCCTCATTCCTTTCCCTCGTGTGGAGACAGGCTTACCTGTGTATAAACACATTGGTATCTATGCTTACCGCAGAGATTTCTTATTGAAATATGCTAAGTTAGCTCCTACACCTCTAGAAAAAGCAGAATCATTAGAACAACTACGAGCCTTAGAACATGGTTACCGAATAAAGGTAATCAAAACAGATTTCCAATCCATTGGTGTAGACACTATGGAAGATTTAGAAAAAGTAAATTTACTATTGAAGGATTAA
- the lpxK gene encoding tetraacyldisaccharide 4'-kinase — MRQREELQLYLYKLVHGEQPGRFAAFLLGLLQGFSMLYGWAVRLKLRLYKNGLLKQHKLPSYVISLGNITVGGTGKTPTAQRLAMIIRDRGYRVVILNRGYRAGWKGKVGLVSDGNKIYMTATEAGDEAYLLAKSLPGISVVIGRDRIITGEYAVKELKADVIILDDGYQHWQLARDLDIVLIDSLNMFGNNFMLPRGTLREPLPNLDRAQVFLLTKVDQSTNDARDVIHTTLDRYNNTALVVESIHKPRCFVEIEEWYKGMQVTDVALETIRGQKVLAFSAIGNPSSFEQTILDIGVAQVSGVRYADHHDYTMAEMQYLMQRAVDEKAYALVTTEKDAVKIPAEFIHSNRPLPLYVLSIAVHFTEGYEDFMGLIETTAIKKKNVVS; from the coding sequence ATGCGCCAACGTGAGGAATTACAACTTTATTTATACAAATTAGTACATGGTGAACAGCCCGGCCGCTTTGCAGCCTTTTTACTAGGATTGCTGCAAGGATTTTCTATGCTTTATGGTTGGGCCGTACGCCTTAAATTACGCTTATATAAGAATGGTCTTTTAAAACAGCATAAGTTACCTTCCTATGTAATTAGTCTTGGTAATATTACGGTAGGTGGTACGGGTAAGACTCCCACTGCCCAGCGGTTAGCGATGATTATTCGGGATAGGGGATATCGAGTCGTTATTTTAAATCGAGGTTACCGTGCTGGTTGGAAAGGCAAAGTTGGCTTAGTTTCAGACGGAAACAAAATCTATATGACAGCAACGGAAGCAGGGGATGAAGCCTATCTGTTAGCAAAAAGTTTACCAGGAATTTCGGTAGTTATTGGGCGAGACCGAATTATTACAGGAGAGTATGCCGTTAAGGAACTAAAAGCGGATGTGATTATTCTCGATGATGGATATCAGCATTGGCAGTTGGCTCGGGATTTGGATATTGTTTTAATTGATTCATTAAATATGTTTGGCAACAATTTTATGTTGCCAAGGGGAACCTTGCGGGAGCCCTTACCCAATTTGGATCGAGCGCAAGTCTTTTTATTAACCAAAGTAGACCAATCCACGAATGATGCGCGAGATGTAATTCATACGACTCTAGATCGCTACAACAATACCGCTTTGGTTGTGGAAAGCATTCACAAACCAAGGTGCTTCGTGGAAATCGAGGAATGGTATAAAGGTATGCAGGTGACTGATGTGGCATTAGAGACCATTCGTGGGCAAAAAGTATTAGCATTTTCTGCTATTGGCAATCCTTCCTCTTTCGAACAAACCATTTTGGATATTGGCGTGGCCCAAGTTTCTGGAGTACGTTATGCGGATCATCATGATTATACAATGGCAGAAATGCAGTATCTTATGCAACGAGCTGTGGACGAAAAGGCCTATGCCTTAGTGACAACAGAAAAAGATGCTGTGAAAATTCCTGCTGAATTTATCCACTCCAATCGCCCTCTTCCATTATACGTTTTAAGCATCGCTGTACATTTTACCGAAGGTTATGAAGATTTTATGGGGTTAATTGAAACAACCGCTATAAAAAAGAAGAATGTAGTATCATAA